The proteins below come from a single Roseiflexus sp. RS-1 genomic window:
- a CDS encoding DNA methyltransferase: MTPAYSVHLVQEILSHIAPQDAIVLDPFCGTGTTALVCAEKGITVDTTDINPFLLWLTKVKTAPYSSEDIAELQSAAQIISESITLSNSAGVWIPPIHQIERWWDSDVLQIIGNMMGMINKMGEIYPEKVIDLLKIAFCRVIITHSSASFDHQSMSFKQKINAPLFYDVADEVRATWEVAVSEIVSSARSDIRATPGIFLCDARDLSALLPHHYYTCVITSPPYPNRMSYIRELRPYMYWLSYLRDGREAGELDWKAIGGTWGIATSRVGKWSPSEGDQKTGFVVS; the protein is encoded by the coding sequence TTGACTCCCGCATACTCGGTTCATCTGGTTCAAGAAATACTTTCTCACATAGCGCCACAGGATGCCATTGTCCTCGATCCTTTTTGCGGGACAGGGACAACTGCCCTTGTTTGTGCAGAAAAAGGCATCACTGTCGATACGACCGATATCAATCCCTTTCTCCTCTGGCTGACAAAAGTTAAGACTGCTCCATATAGTTCGGAAGATATTGCGGAACTTCAATCTGCCGCTCAGATTATTTCTGAATCTATCACTCTCTCCAATTCTGCTGGTGTCTGGATTCCGCCAATTCACCAGATTGAGCGATGGTGGGATAGTGATGTTCTTCAAATAATTGGTAACATGATGGGTATGATCAATAAAATGGGCGAGATTTACCCGGAAAAGGTTATAGATTTGCTCAAGATAGCGTTTTGCAGAGTTATAATCACACATTCGAGCGCCAGTTTCGATCACCAGTCGATGTCCTTCAAGCAAAAGATAAACGCGCCGCTTTTTTATGATGTCGCGGATGAGGTGAGGGCGACGTGGGAAGTTGCGGTCAGCGAGATCGTTTCGTCTGCCCGCAGCGACATACGTGCGACGCCTGGGATTTTTCTCTGCGATGCCAGAGACCTTTCAGCATTATTGCCACATCATTACTATACGTGTGTGATTACCTCACCGCCATACCCAAATCGAATGAGCTACATTCGCGAGTTGCGTCCGTACATGTACTGGCTCAGTTACCTCCGTGATGGTAGAGAAGCCGGCGAACTTGACTGGAAAGCCATCGGCGGCACCTGGGGAATCGCAACCAGCAGAGTCGGCAAGTGGTCTCCTTCAGAGGGCGATCAGAAAACCGGATTTGTGGTATCGTGA
- a CDS encoding HepT-like ribonuclease domain-containing protein — protein sequence MRNYRAYTEDVLQAMERIETFVHGMTFDDFLADDKTTSAVVRQLEIVGEAARFIPDDLRRRHPEIPWREMAGMRDRLIHGFFGVDYQLVWRTIKERIPAVKPILKEILESQP from the coding sequence ATGAGAAACTATCGAGCCTACACGGAAGATGTTCTTCAGGCCATGGAGCGCATCGAGACCTTCGTTCACGGTATGACATTCGACGATTTTCTTGCTGATGATAAAACCACGAGCGCTGTCGTGCGGCAACTTGAGATCGTTGGCGAAGCCGCCAGGTTCATTCCCGATGATTTGCGCCGGAGACATCCCGAGATCCCCTGGCGAGAGATGGCTGGTATGAGAGACCGGCTTATTCACGGCTTTTTCGGCGTGGACTACCAGCTTGTGTGGCGAACGATCAAGGAGAGGATCCCCGCTGTCAAGCCGATTCTTAAGGAGATTCTGGAGAGCCAACCGTAG
- a CDS encoding sodium ion-translocating decarboxylase subunit beta gives MDFSTLIPELTKGLANFTPGNLVMIAVAATLIALAVVKQYEPVLLLPIGFGCLVANIPLTGMTDGEGLFGILYRAGISTELFPLLIFVGVGAMIDFSPLLAMPRMALLGAAGQFGIFGTLILAMLLGFPLNQAASIGVIGAIDGPTSIYVASQLAPELLAPIAVAAYSYMSLVPIIQPPLMRLLTSRRERIIRMAYAPRPVSRRALVLFPIVVTLTIGMLVPAATPLISMLMLGNLLRESGVVDRLSKAAQNEIINIATLFLGLTIGSTMSADSFLNLVTLQVLGLGLLAFILDTVAGLLFGKFLALVSGGAINPLIGAAGISAFPMAGRLAAKVALDEDADNFILMHAMGANTAGQLGSVVAGGVLLALVTGVLG, from the coding sequence ATGGATTTTTCGACGCTCATTCCCGAATTGACCAAAGGTCTGGCGAACTTCACCCCCGGCAACCTGGTGATGATCGCCGTTGCGGCAACGCTGATCGCCCTGGCGGTGGTGAAGCAGTACGAGCCGGTGTTGCTGCTGCCGATCGGCTTTGGTTGCCTGGTAGCGAACATTCCGTTGACCGGCATGACCGACGGCGAAGGGTTGTTTGGCATCCTCTACCGCGCCGGGATCAGCACCGAACTGTTTCCGTTGCTGATCTTCGTTGGCGTTGGAGCGATGATCGATTTCAGCCCGTTGCTGGCGATGCCGCGCATGGCGCTGCTCGGCGCCGCCGGTCAGTTTGGCATCTTCGGCACGTTGATCCTGGCGATGCTCCTCGGCTTCCCGCTGAATCAGGCGGCTTCGATCGGGGTCATCGGCGCTATCGACGGACCCACATCGATCTATGTCGCTTCGCAACTCGCGCCCGAACTGCTAGCGCCGATCGCGGTCGCCGCTTACTCATACATGAGCCTGGTGCCGATCATTCAACCGCCGCTGATGCGGTTGCTGACGTCGCGCCGCGAGCGGATCATCCGCATGGCATACGCACCGCGTCCGGTGTCGCGGCGGGCGCTGGTGCTGTTCCCAATCGTCGTGACTCTGACTATCGGGATGCTGGTGCCGGCGGCGACGCCGCTGATCAGTATGCTGATGCTGGGCAACCTGCTGCGTGAGAGTGGCGTGGTGGATCGGTTGAGCAAAGCGGCGCAGAACGAGATCATTAATATTGCCACCCTGTTCCTCGGATTGACCATTGGCTCGACGATGAGCGCCGATTCGTTTCTGAACCTGGTGACGCTGCAAGTGCTCGGATTGGGGTTGCTGGCGTTCATTCTGGACACCGTCGCCGGGCTGCTGTTCGGCAAGTTCCTGGCGCTGGTCAGCGGCGGGGCGATCAACCCGCTGATCGGTGCAGCCGGCATCTCCGCCTTCCCGATGGCAGGTCGTCTGGCAGCAAAAGTGGCGCTCGACGAAGATGCCGACAATTTCATTCTGATGCACGCGATGGGTGCCAACACCGCCGGGCAACTGGGCAGCGTCGTCGCTGGCGGCGTGTTGCTGGCGCTGGTGACAGGGGTGCTGGGGTGA
- a CDS encoding bactofilin family protein → MFGNRKQSQALPAANLNGKPETVIGANTSIVGTLKSDGNIRIDGRVEGDIEILGNLIIGETGQVIATIKAQNVHVSGAVKGEITAIEQLEISPTGKVWGDITTSALHIEPGGLFRGQSSMTTNIDEPLLLEAPRPDRRDEHKA, encoded by the coding sequence ATGTTCGGCAACAGAAAACAGTCTCAGGCTCTTCCCGCCGCGAATCTCAACGGCAAGCCCGAGACGGTGATTGGCGCCAACACCAGCATTGTCGGCACCCTCAAATCTGATGGCAATATCAGGATCGATGGCAGAGTCGAGGGTGATATCGAGATTCTGGGAAATCTGATCATCGGCGAAACAGGGCAGGTGATTGCAACGATCAAGGCGCAGAACGTTCACGTGTCCGGCGCGGTGAAGGGGGAAATCACCGCGATTGAACAACTCGAAATTTCGCCGACAGGCAAAGTCTGGGGTGATATTACTACATCTGCGTTGCACATCGAACCAGGCGGTCTGTTCCGTGGTCAGAGTTCGATGACGACCAATATCGATGAGCCGCTGCTCCTCGAAGCGCCACGTCCCGACCGGCGCGATGAGCATAAGGCGTGA
- a CDS encoding OadG family protein produces the protein MIDNLNVALQILALGMSITFGALFLLWGLMALLTFLTSGGAGEETTAAPSVEAGVSLPDQEAMRERRRRAAAAAVAVALAREQMVRSSVSPTSAVSPWQAATRMVRFGRPGREP, from the coding sequence ATGATCGATAATCTCAACGTTGCCCTGCAGATCCTGGCGCTTGGCATGAGCATCACCTTTGGCGCGCTTTTTCTGCTGTGGGGGTTGATGGCGCTGCTCACGTTTCTGACGTCCGGGGGCGCCGGGGAAGAAACGACCGCCGCCCCATCGGTTGAGGCTGGCGTTTCGCTGCCGGATCAGGAAGCCATGCGCGAACGACGACGGCGTGCGGCAGCGGCGGCGGTTGCCGTTGCCCTGGCACGAGAGCAGATGGTACGCAGCAGCGTGTCGCCAACGTCAGCAGTCAGCCCATGGCAGGCGGCGACGCGCATGGTTCGCTTTGGGCGACCGGGACGGGAACCATGA
- a CDS encoding type II toxin-antitoxin system HicB family antitoxin codes for MPRAFNVIIERDSEGYYVASVPELRGCHTQAKSLDTLMKRIREAIELCLEVEGETMPSQEFIGIQRVWVETASSHF; via the coding sequence ATGCCTCGCGCCTTTAACGTTATTATCGAACGCGACTCTGAAGGATACTACGTCGCCAGCGTCCCTGAACTGCGCGGATGTCATACACAGGCTAAATCGCTCGATACCCTGATGAAACGAATACGAGAAGCGATCGAATTGTGTCTGGAGGTTGAAGGGGAAACCATGCCATCTCAAGAGTTCATCGGCATTCAGCGTGTGTGGGTTGAAACGGCCTCCTCGCACTTCTGA
- a CDS encoding FtsB family cell division protein, translating to MPRRRHVSASRNLTLRERLNPGRAGVHALTLAMVVLSLWMMASFVGQIMTGAQLEQRREALLAENARIEATNRALLSQVEYAESPAYAEQIAREQLGLAAEGDTVVLPTFEDRPANQATPTPAPLPAPAPQLNWRAWIQALSAVPGAP from the coding sequence ATGCCCCGTCGCCGACACGTATCCGCGTCACGCAACCTCACATTGCGCGAACGCCTGAATCCAGGGCGCGCCGGAGTGCACGCGCTCACGCTGGCGATGGTGGTATTGTCGCTGTGGATGATGGCAAGTTTCGTCGGGCAGATCATGACCGGCGCGCAACTCGAGCAACGGCGTGAGGCGTTGCTTGCCGAGAATGCCCGCATTGAGGCGACAAACCGCGCGCTGCTCAGTCAGGTGGAGTATGCCGAGTCCCCCGCCTATGCCGAACAAATTGCGCGGGAGCAACTTGGACTCGCCGCTGAGGGTGATACGGTTGTTCTGCCAACCTTCGAGGATCGTCCTGCAAACCAGGCGACGCCGACGCCAGCGCCGCTCCCTGCGCCTGCACCTCAACTCAACTGGCGTGCGTGGATCCAGGCGTTGAGCGCGGTGCCGGGTGCACCATAG
- a CDS encoding beta-class carbonic anhydrase, with amino-acid sequence MTRFDEFLKANETFAASFTKGDLPMPPARKVAIVACMDARLHPEKVLGIDIGDAHVIRNAGGRAQDALRSLVISQRLLGTREIVVLHHTDCGMLTFTNEQLAAKIQADLGVDVKGQDFLPFADLEQSVRDDVAFLRDSPLIPKDIPISGAIYDVRTGRVHAVVRA; translated from the coding sequence ATGACCCGCTTCGATGAATTTCTGAAGGCGAATGAAACATTTGCTGCCAGTTTCACCAAAGGTGATCTGCCAATGCCGCCGGCACGCAAGGTGGCTATTGTCGCCTGTATGGACGCTCGTCTGCATCCTGAGAAGGTATTGGGAATCGACATCGGCGATGCGCATGTCATTCGCAATGCTGGCGGACGCGCTCAGGACGCTCTCCGTTCGCTCGTTATTTCGCAGCGATTACTGGGCACACGCGAAATCGTCGTGCTCCACCATACCGACTGCGGTATGCTGACGTTCACCAACGAACAACTGGCGGCAAAGATTCAAGCTGATCTCGGCGTGGATGTGAAGGGACAGGATTTTCTGCCATTCGCCGATCTTGAACAGAGTGTGCGCGACGATGTCGCCTTCCTGCGCGACTCGCCGCTGATTCCGAAGGACATCCCGATCAGCGGCGCAATCTACGATGTGCGCACCGGCAGGGTGCATGCCGTCGTTCGCGCCTGA
- a CDS encoding IS5 family transposase: MPRRALRSYPTKDATDLTDAQWAAIAPLVVTPSPNGGRPTDIDRRAIVNALLYKHRTGCQWRMLPTDVPPMSSVRYYFDKWNRDGTFVKMNDMLRKLARQALDRDPEPSISVLDSQSVKTTEAGGERGYDGEKKVNGRKRQCWVDTKGFLLRVLVHPADISDTEGAEWLLAAHHQSFPRMQEIRVDEGYKQGLNEWMQQNTTIRLNVIEKPPGQKGFAVIPKRWVVERSIAWAGRNRWERRIIIRRNNRNPESSEAFLYLGSIAMLLNRLYPRC, from the coding sequence ATGCCACGACGTGCGCTTCGATCCTATCCAACCAAGGATGCAACTGATCTGACCGATGCGCAATGGGCCGCCATCGCGCCACTCGTCGTCACCCCGTCGCCCAACGGCGGGCGTCCGACCGACATCGATCGCCGCGCGATCGTCAACGCCCTGCTGTACAAACATCGCACGGGCTGTCAATGGCGCATGCTTCCGACGGATGTTCCGCCAATGAGCTCCGTTCGGTACTATTTTGACAAATGGAATCGTGATGGAACGTTCGTCAAAATGAATGATATGCTGCGGAAACTGGCGCGACAAGCGTTGGATCGTGACCCGGAGCCGTCCATCAGCGTCCTGGACTCCCAATCCGTCAAAACGACCGAAGCAGGCGGAGAACGCGGCTACGATGGGGAAAAAAAGGTCAATGGGCGCAAACGGCAATGCTGGGTTGATACAAAAGGGTTCTTGCTGCGCGTGCTCGTCCATCCGGCGGACATCTCTGATACCGAAGGCGCGGAGTGGCTTTTGGCCGCGCATCATCAATCGTTTCCTCGGATGCAAGAGATTCGGGTGGATGAAGGATACAAACAAGGGTTAAATGAATGGATGCAACAGAACACGACGATACGCCTGAATGTCATTGAAAAACCGCCTGGACAAAAGGGATTTGCCGTCATCCCGAAGCGATGGGTGGTGGAACGCTCGATTGCGTGGGCGGGACGCAATCGCTGGGAGCGGCGAATAATTATTCGCCGCAACAACCGCAATCCAGAATCAAGCGAAGCCTTTCTTTATCTTGGTTCTATTGCAATGCTCCTGAATCGGCTCTATCCGAGATGTTAG
- the trmD gene encoding tRNA (guanosine(37)-N1)-methyltransferase TrmD → MRFDVLTLFPGMFAGPLNESILKRAIQAGVINVVLHDIRAYATDRHRTTDDAPYGGGAGMVMKPEPLAACIRAVLSMAPETEESPKPPVILMTPDGEPFTQRIAAELATYPRLVLVCGRYEGVDERVREALIDREISIGDYVLTGGELAAMVIIDAVARLVPGVIDAESIADESFSDGLLEYPQYTRPAVWEGRAVPPVLVSGHHGEVAQWRRRERLRRTLERRPDLLARAALTETDRAYLRTLGWNDPTVGEGAEHSAATKS, encoded by the coding sequence ATGCGCTTCGATGTTCTGACATTATTCCCGGGCATGTTCGCCGGTCCGCTCAACGAGAGCATTCTCAAGCGGGCGATTCAAGCCGGGGTCATCAACGTCGTGCTGCACGACATTCGCGCCTATGCCACTGATCGTCACCGGACGACCGATGATGCGCCATACGGCGGCGGGGCGGGCATGGTGATGAAACCCGAACCGCTCGCTGCATGCATCCGCGCGGTGCTGTCGATGGCGCCTGAGACGGAAGAATCGCCGAAGCCGCCGGTCATTCTGATGACGCCCGATGGTGAGCCGTTCACACAACGGATCGCCGCCGAACTTGCGACCTATCCGCGACTGGTGCTGGTATGCGGGCGCTATGAAGGAGTGGACGAGCGTGTGCGCGAAGCGCTGATAGATCGCGAGATCTCGATCGGCGACTATGTGCTGACGGGGGGTGAACTGGCGGCAATGGTCATCATTGATGCGGTTGCACGCCTGGTTCCGGGGGTCATCGATGCTGAGTCAATCGCCGATGAGTCGTTCAGTGACGGGTTGCTGGAATATCCGCAGTACACCCGCCCTGCGGTATGGGAGGGGCGCGCAGTGCCGCCGGTGCTGGTCTCCGGTCACCACGGCGAGGTTGCGCAGTGGCGCCGGCGTGAACGATTGCGGCGCACCCTGGAACGCCGTCCCGACCTGCTGGCGCGCGCGGCGTTGACTGAGACGGATCGTGCATATCTGCGCACACTGGGATGGAACGATCCGACGGTAGGGGAGGGAGCGGAACACTCCGCTGCGACAAAAAGTTGA
- a CDS encoding biotin/lipoyl-containing protein: MMKVRVVIEGTAYDVEIVDLSARPVIAIVEGERFEVWPEASPVLAIGSLDGGRLPPSVPPPAPVTSTPTPASMPARSGSPESGAVLAPIPGIIVAVKVQPGDRVTAGQEVCVLEAMKMQNSIRAKQSGVVAMVHVKAGDQVKHHQALLVITPD, from the coding sequence ATGATGAAAGTGCGTGTCGTGATCGAAGGAACCGCATACGACGTTGAGATCGTCGATCTCAGTGCGCGTCCGGTGATTGCTATCGTCGAAGGAGAACGCTTCGAGGTCTGGCCTGAAGCGTCACCCGTGCTGGCTATCGGTTCGCTCGATGGCGGTCGGTTGCCGCCATCGGTCCCGCCGCCGGCGCCGGTGACATCGACACCGACGCCTGCTTCCATGCCAGCGAGGAGTGGATCTCCTGAGAGCGGCGCAGTGCTGGCGCCAATTCCCGGCATTATCGTTGCTGTCAAAGTCCAGCCCGGCGACCGGGTGACCGCAGGGCAGGAAGTGTGCGTGCTGGAAGCGATGAAAATGCAGAACAGCATTCGTGCGAAGCAGTCCGGTGTTGTTGCGATGGTGCACGTCAAAGCAGGGGATCAGGTCAAACACCATCAGGCGTTGCTGGTCATCACGCCGGATTAG